In the Brettanomyces nanus chromosome 1, complete sequence genome, TATCCACCATTCCTACGGGATGTTAAGCCGTGCTCTTTTCATGTTTATGTCACTACTACCCATTTTTCACTGTTTGTGATAATAGGATATTTTCGAGAGATGTTAAAGTAGAAGTGAATATTCAGCACAAATGATCCTGAATCTGAGAAGATGGTGACTTTGtgtgaagaagaaaagtagTTATAAAATCGTACTAAACAACAATGTCTTTTTCAGCCTCTGAATTGCTCTTTGAACTACTGTCAATTGTACTGGTTTCGATGTTGATATAACGTCTAGCCTCGTATGGCGTTCTCTTGGCAATTCCAACAACCTTCCAGGGCTCTTTAATTGGGCACTGGCCGAATATCTCATCCATCTCCTCAAGAGTTCTTCCTTTGGTTTCAGGATACATGAAGTAAATGATTGGGATAGtcaaaaagttgaagatagCAAAAATTGTGTATGTGTAACTGTGGATGTTGTTAAACGCAATAGGCGTAATCATGACAACcatgaagttgaaagacCAGTTACCTGCAGTGGTAATGGCATTTGCGGGGGCTCTGATCGATAATGGAGTAAGTTCTGCAGGTAGAAGCCAAGTCATGGCAAGCCATCCAAATGCAAATGCAGAGTTGAACACAAAAAGCATTACTGTAGCACCGATGCCCATGCTAGTTTTGTTGTGTCCCTGCCTGGCAAGTTCCGTAAATACAGTAAGCATTGTCATGGAGAAACATTCAAATACTGAGccaatcatcatcaaagcACGTCTACCATATTTTTCAATGGTAAAGAATGGcacaaaggagaagaaaaagtatTCGGTACCATTACAGGCAGCCATAATACGAGAGTTCAAGGCACTCATACCAATATAAGACTCGAAAATAGTACCGGCATAGTAAGTCACAAGGTTGATACCCGTAAGCTGCTGTAAAATTTGAGAGCAGAGACCCAACATCATTCTATGGAAATTTCTATGCTTCCCTTGGGAGAACAAAGCTTTGCGCATGCTAAGACCCTTTCCggcttctttctcttcaataaggGATTGTCTAACTCTGTCAATTTCTCCTAACACGATAGGATCGTTTATGGAAGTGCCTTCAAAAGCGGCAAACACTTTGGCAGCTTCTCTAAAGCGTCCATGTTTGGAAAGCCATCTTGGGGATTCTGGTAAAAAAGGAAGCATCGGTAATATGAGAACAGGAAAGAGAATCTGGAAGGCAATCGGGAATCTGAAACTAACAGATGAATGAATGAAATAAAAAGCAAAGTCTAACCAATAGCTCAAGGCAACACCACCAGTGTTCACAGCACCAAAGAGCATCACTAACTTACCTCTGACGTCTGCCCGGACCGTCTCAGATTCATAAACAGGGATAGATGAAGTGTTTAAACCATTTCCTAGACCTGTGATGACTCTTCCAACAACAAATTGTCCGATAGTAAAAGAAGAGCACTGAATGGCAGCACCAATGGCCATAAGAGCACAACCAAGGAAAATTGATTTTAGTCTTCCATACTTATCACTAAGCCTCAAGTTGACTAAGGCACCAAATAAACAGCCAATCTCATACACTGCAATTACAAATCCCTGGATTGTGGAAGTGTGAGTATCTGGGTGTGTCACTGTATCAATTGATGGGAAAGTGTCTCTGAAACTTGGAAGTGTAAGCAATGAACCCATAACCCCCTGATCATAGCCAAAAAGACAAAATCCAACAGAACCCATCAAGGTTGCCATAAGTTGCAACTTATTTCCTGATACTTTGAGATATGTTGGtatctcatccaaatctGCGAGAACAGAAGTGTCAAAGTTATACAAATCAGATTCGACTTTGTTTTTCCCTTGAATATTATCCTGCTCACAAACTTCTTCCTGGTATTCAGCATGCAAAATTTCTGGCTTCGAGTTATTCATAGTGTTATAAGCCAAGTCAAGTTAAATTGAGCTACGAAATCATAGAGATTATTTTCAGCCTCGATGGCCACCAGTATTTATAGTCTGAAGTTTCGAACCGGTGGTTGTGAGGAATATTGCATAACTATAATTTGTATTGTGTTTTCACCggtttctttcttttgttatTGAATGTATCTGCAGAATGGAGAAGTGTGACACAGTGATaaaaatttcttttttaatAACTTCTGCAATTGGAACGTTCTCTTTGCGGCGTTAGCATATTTTAGGAGGTCAGACaatatattgaaaaagaaaagatttCTCTTTCAGATCACGGCAAAGACGGCATTTACCTGGATTGGTGAAAACTGGTAGCAGCAGAAAAATTATATTGTTTTAAGCTGAGACCCGACTCAGTGTCAATCATTCTTATTGGTCATAGGGCTACTGGTTCGTATTATTGACATCTCCATAAGACAATAGCATAGCCTattgtcttttttttaacACTTAGTTGTGGGGAAATTTTGGATGCTGTTTTTTTGTCCTCACACATCTATTCGTTATTGTCAAGCGGTGAGGTTGGGTGACTGCTACCCAATTAAAGCAATGTACAGTGACTTCTCGATCACGGTCACACAACAAACTCTATAAAAGCTGTGCTTTTCGGAACTCCTTTACTGAAATCGATATCAATTGGTAGTTTGATACGGTATGGACATCAGAGGCAGTTCCTGATCGGAAACcaatattgatgaaagCCAGAAGATTACCTTCAAATGAAAGGATATAATGGCCCACTAGCCGTGAAGTTATAATTCTGAAACTTTTTGCTAACAACTTTTTTACTTCCTTTATTCAAGATCAGAGTACAGGAATAATCATCTTTGATCCTGACGCCTATGCCCCCTCCCcttcttgaagttgaatatGTTTACTGAACGATTGAAGGTGATCTATTCCATACCAACTTGAAGCATCACAAAGTGTACAAAGCAAATATTGATGCCGGTCATGGTATTAATTAGGGTGTTTCTTCAGTTGGAGGCTGGCAAGCTCATGGTAATGTATATTAATCCAAAGATTCACTAGAGAATTATGGAACTTTTAACGCAACCATGACTTTCACTGCAGCCCTTCGCTGATAAATTGAGTTTAATAGCTCCTAATTGTCAGGATCTTTTGATCGCTGCTAGCATTTACGCTTTCAAATAACATGTTAGTAGTTCACGAGGATTGTGCAAACCACTGGCTCTAGTGTTGATTACTCCTGCACTGGACCTATATTAAAAGAAGCGGCTATTCGAAAAGGCTTCGACACAGATGTATCTAGTCCTCATTACTCATTTCGTCTCATTAGGTTTTaggattttgaagaacatGCCTGTGATGTGAACTTGTGAACCTGTGCGACATCAATACCTTTATATTTAGCTATATGCATCCCCTCCTGATCAACGATGCAGAACAAACTAGTGGATTACTTGCAAGTCTTAGGCCTGAAAATATTGGTTCTACGTTTGAGATtaccaagaagatgaaccGCACTACTCGTTACCAGGATATTGCTTCTAATTTTTGTTAGCATAATTTGGCCGCTCTTGAAAGCCGGCAAGTAGAGACAAATTAGTATTTTATGAAGTTCGTAAATAGAGAACTAAGAATTTACATCGCTACATCAAGTCTAGAATGATGGTCGCACCACCTACTTTTATGTGCGAAAGCAATAATTTAAATTGAAATGTTGTTAGTTTATTAGAAGATTGGGtgaatttcttttctaaaatatatatattcagCTAGTTCTCTATCCGCAATCTCTCTCAATTCGACTTCTTGGACCAAAACGTTTCTTAGATTATCTCATCTCATCTCACATTTTTCCTACCTTTTAGCTCTGTATCTATCCTCACCTTCACCACTAGATATGCTGGTGATggtctttttctttttcacaCCGGGAACATTCTGGTCTTTTGAAGGGAAATCTAAATTAAGTGTATTTTGATATCTCGCAACGGCAGAGGACACATTTTTAATCTGATGTCTTCCAGTAGGTGTTTTACGacttcattttttcttcatgagTAGTTGCATTCCAGTAAAATCCGAAAAAACGATTTTCTATTGTTGGCGTGAATATGCATATGAATATGCATATGTACCCCACAAAATATTTTTGGCCGAACGTAGTCATTGAATTGTCCCGCATATAAGGAAGACTAAATTTTGACGGCTATCGGACGGTACAAGAATGATGGGAAAAGGGCATACGGACTTGGATGGTGGCCGCTGGCAACCCCCTTCTAAACATAAGTAAGTATACTTAAATTCTCTATCGTAaaaagatattgaaaatgGCTATTGACAACCTTTGGATGGTCTACGGGTTTGTAAATCAGCTGGTGCagaatatcaatattttgTTTTTGTAAAGGTCCGATCATATATATAATAATAGGGAATCTAATACTTTTGCTACTGAGTTTCGAGCACAGATAGGTACCTCTGCTGTTAACCAGACCACCTATTATCAGAATAATTTTCATGCATTATGGACCATGAGGTATATAGCAGCTCCAAATTGAGTCTATAATTACTTCCTCGCCTATTTCGTTGGACTGTTATGGAAGTCCGTTCAAGCCCTGACAGGATATTTATTTTCTCAATGAAAATCCGCAGTTAACTTCATATCAGGTATAATTCGTACAGGGCAGAAATGGGTCTTGTGTACATCACTGCTGAGTCCTTTCAAAGTACTTGCTGATCCGATCTTGATCATCATAATAAAATTTGACCAACCTCTGGGTCAATTCTTCATACTTGGGCTTAGTATTATCATCAGTTCTCTCTCCTCTGACATGCAAATCCTCGTTCAACCATTTTAACGCAAGTGGGTAGAAACTCTTGATTTTATTTATAACGACATGAGATCTTCTCTCCTGTCTTTCCATCTTTGCatcttccttcaattctgtTTCCTCAACAGGTCTTTCGGCGCCATTGATAAAGTCAATATCCTCTGGACGGTACTTCTTAACAATAATTCCACCATTCAAGTGAACAACTTGAGTAGGCCACTCTCCCAAGCCATCAAAAATGTGGGTAGCATAAACTATAGTACAGTTTCTTTGCtcagtttcttttttaagAAATTCAAGTAGCCTGTATCTGACCAAAACATCTAAGTCCACAGTGACCTCGTCCAACAATAGCAAATCCCAAGGCTTCAATAGTCCCATGCATAGTTGTACACGTCTACGCTCACCGTCCGAGCATTGATTCATCCTCCAAGTGATGTCAATATCCAACATATTGATAAGCATCTCTCGCCTTTGTTTGTAGAAGTTACCACCTACGGATTCAACCAACACTGTCACCGGAATATCTCTTTTAGTGATCTCGTTATTTGCCCATTCAGTACCCAAATATGTGACAATCTGGCTGCCTCTGTCAACCATGTCGAAGGGATCCTTACCGTTTAGCAAAACTATACCGTCATTGATCAAACGTTGACCCGCCAAAATCTTGAGTAGAGTAGATTTGCCCGCACCATTAGGACCCACAAGAAGCATCCTAGACCCTCTCTTCAAGGTTATATTAATGTCAAATAGTCCGATTCGAGAATTCGGATACCTATAAAATAAGTTCTTTGTGTAAATTGAGGGAACTTCAGTCATGATCGTTTAAATATGAAGAGTACAATAAGGAGTAAGTATCTGTTGTACAACGTGAATTAGTGATCTCTTTTTCcactcttcaagaaaatcgAAGTCCGTCTGAAATTTAGAAACAgtttttttccttttctgaGTTGAACTGAAAGTTCACTAATTCCTGTTTACTTAAATTGGATTGATAGTCAAGATAATGACGTCAAGTGAtcatatctttgaagaagatgtcgACAAGATgattgaagagaagcaaaaggaggaagatgaggagatGGATGAGGAGAGTGatggagaggaagaagttgatgaggTAGAGAGGGGTcgagaaggagaagacgaaggagaagaagaagacgaagaagaagaagacgaagaaggagaaggagaaggagatggagaaggagaaggagaaggagaaggagatggagagggagaaggagaaggagaaggagaaggagagggagaaggaaaaggtaaaggtgaagaggaCGAAGGggatgacgaagatgatgctAGGAAGGGAGAAGCTGAGGGAGATGAGCTGgatgaaggaaaagaagaggaagaggaggacgaagaagaagaagaagaagaagaggaagatgatgatgacggtggcagagaagaagatgagggTAATAGTGATGGTGAAGTTGACACGGAAGACGATACAGACGATGTTGGAGGCTCTGATGATGTCGAAGGGACAGGTGAAAGTAGTACAAAAACGACTGATACGAAGTATGATGCACAGCCCCCCGATACTTCTAAGCGATCAGAACCGGGGTCTGCTAAAATTGCTACTGACATAACGGAGCAAAGTGATTCGACGGAACTAATCGAAACAGTAGAACAAAGCAAATTTGCTGACCGGAAGAATGCAAAGAAAACCGAGAGTCTAGAGCCAGGAGTTCATGGAAAGACCAGCCAAACGGAAGAGAAGGATCTCAGCTCTTCTGTTGAGGATAATTCAGATCTTACGGCGCGTCAAAAGCTAGTAAGAGACGCATCTAAGGTGAACGTAACTGAAATTCTTCCCCTGGTAGCCATTCCTTATTCGTTTCCCGTTCATTCTTTAGCTTTTAGTAAGGGTCCTAAATGGATGTTTACCGGAGGAGAAGACGGTCTTATTAGGAAGTAcgatttctttggatctgtGGAGGGAAAGTCCCCGTTGACTGTGGCTCAGAGGCATCAGTTAGTTGATTCGATAGCGTTTGGGGGAATGATCTCATCCTATTGGGAGAACGAACAACCCTACTATAAAGAGGAActattgaaagagttggTGAAGGAACAACAAACAAAAGGTAAGGGAGGACGGACTAAGAAAATGGACATTAATTCAATTACATTATACGAGCCTCGGCTGTCGCCAGTATATTCTTTGGCTGCACAATCGGATGCGTTTTGGTTGTTAAGCGGATTGAAGAGCGGAGGAATAGCCTTACAGTCTACTAGGTCGAATGAAGGCTGTATACAGTATTACTTCAAAAATGGTCTCGGAGAGCATCAGCACAGCAGTGCAGTGTCGTGTCTAAAATTGAACTCTACGGATGACAAGTTTTTAAGTGGTTCGTGGGATAAAAAGATCTTGCAATGGGATCTCAACACCGGTGCATGCACTGCTGTTTTCAACAAGTCAACGGGACAGGTGTCGAGTATTGATTGCAGGCCAATTGTTGGTATCGATATACctcttttgaaagatgatgatgcaggCGAGGATATGGATTCGAAGCCAGATAAAGACGCCgctgaggatgatgaagatagcACAAAGGGCCAGATTAAAAAAGATCTCGCCATGGACTCCAAGACCACACTCCAGAAAGGACGCTATGAAGGTGTTATTAGGTCAGACAATGTGTTTGTATCGTCATCTATTAACGGCATAGTGAATATCTGGGATGTGAGGATGCCGGAAGAAAGTAATCAGGTCGGAACTATAGGGCTTCATAATGAGACGAGCCCGTGGTGTATGTCGGCCATATGGTCTGTGGACGGAAACTCGATCTTTgctggaagaagaaactccGTCGTGGAAGAATATGATGTGagaaacttgaaaaaaTATAAGGACGTTCTTCGGTTTCCTTTGGCCTCTGGACCAATCAGCTGTGTTCGCTCTCTTCCCAATAAAAATTACCTACTCTGCGGTTGTGAAGACAATATTAGGCTGTACGATCTTCGACTCTCTGACTACCACCagggagaagaagacaggTCCTATGATCATCATCGTgatcaccatcatcataagaggagaagaagaaaagtgcCGTTTATGATTGTTCCGGGACATAATGGAGGAGTTTTGAGTGATATGTACGTAGATCCAACCTCCAGGTTTGTGGTCAGTGCTAGTGGTAATAGGGGATGGCACGGAAAGGCCAGCGATTATGTCTTTATCTACGAGATCCAGAAGGCATGATATGGAGGCATAGTCAACAGTTAGCAAGAGTGCGTCTCTCTCCGCCTGGGGTATTCGCGACTTTTCACGTCTCGTAGTCTTAGCGGTGTCCGCCCGCTCCCTCCCGATTTTACCCCGCAATTTTctagtttttttttcagagCCTCATCTCCgaccttttttctttcctttctGCCTCAAATGCATCGATGACCGCATAATTCTTATAGGTAAGATGTGGTAAACTTTACGTACTGAGATGCACTGAAGAGGAGATATTCAACACAGTATATATGTTAAGATGGCGAAGTATAAATAAGAGGAAAGATATCCTTCCGGAAGCTGAAATAGGTACCAGCCATTATATACCTGCGTTGACATTACTCGGCCTAATACACTGTATTTGGCATAAGATTTTCGCAATCACCGTTTGTCCCAGATTTCAGCTCCCCTCAATTGAAGTCTCATTTTAGTACAAATAGAATCCAcatttcttcatattcatctgctgattttttttatctatGACAATGATTCTCATTCATACACCCTTTCACTTGAAGACAGCAATTTTCAAAAGTCctcttttccaaaagatgCCTGCCTTACTTTATTCAACATCGACGAAGGGTGATTTATTCAAGTACCAGGACAGCCTTCCTTCGCTACCTGTTCCTCCATTGGAGCATACGTTGACATTATATAAGAAGTCCATCGTTCCTTATTATCCAATGGGTCAGCAGGATCCAAACTACTTGAAGTCTTGTAAAATAATAGATGAATTCGGTAAAGAAAAGGGATCTCAGTTACAAAGACGTTTGCTTAAATTCTCTAAGGGTCATAGAAACTGGTTGAGCCATATTTGGGATGAATACGCCTATCTTGCATACAGAGACCCTGTGTCTCCATTTGTCtcctattttttttctcacAAAGATCTTAATACCTTCATTGGTAAGGATCAAATCTTGAAGGCTTCGgcactttcttttcaaatacttAGATTCATGGAAGCCATTGAAAAGGAAGCATTGGAGCCTGAGCTTATTAAAGGTAATCCTTATTGTATGGAGAGCTTCAAGTGGATGTTCAATAATTGCCGTGTTCCCAAATTACCTGCAGACGATACTGTGAAGTTTAGGCCGGAAGAAAATAGGTTTATGACAGTGATTAGCAATGGTTATATTTACAAGTTGCACCATCACAACCCTGATACTTGCGAAATACTTGCTCCTGCAGATCTCTATGCAGGCATTGATGCTATTTATGAAGACGCACATAGCAAGCCCCCTTGCAAGAATCCGGTTGGGATTTTGACCTCATCCAACAGAGATGTGTGGGCTCAAAACTATAGCGAATTATGTAAGAATCCTGTCAACACAATGTCTCTCGAGCAAATTCAAAGATCCTCATTTGTACTCTGCCTCGATGATAACTTTCCGTCTACGGTGGCAGAGAAAAGTCGCAACTGCTGGCACGGAAATGGGTTCAACAGATGGTTTGACAAACCTGTGGAGATCTTTGTGGCCAAAAACGCAAGCTCTGGATTCCTTGGAGAGCATTCTAAGATGGACGGTACCCCAACTTTAAGAATGAATGATTGGGTTGTTAAACAAGTGTCTAAAATGAGTGCTGAAGACTTCGAGACAGGACCACAATCTGAGCATGGAATTAGCTACTCAGAGTTGAAGTTTGAAATCAATCCTACTATGATGGCAGCTATCTCTAAGGAGTTGGCCACTTTTAACAATACTGTCAACTCGTTAGACATCAATGTCTGGCACTACTTTGGAGTAGGTAAAGACCAAATCAAACAGTTCAAGACTTCTCCCGATGCTTTCATTCAGATGCTTATACAATTGGCATATTACAAGTACACTGGAACCGTAAGACCAACCTACGAAAGTGCCTCCACTAGAAAATACTTTAGCGGTAGAACAGAGACCTGTAGATCGGTGTCTGAGGAGTCTTTAAAGTTTGTAAGAGACTGGGAAGATCCAACAAAATCTTTAGCAGAGAAGACTGCCTCTTTCAGAAAGGCCATCACTGCTCATGTTCAATATATCAAGCAAGCAAGCGATGGCCTTGGAGTCGACCGTCATCTCCTTGGATTAACTCAAATGCTCACtaaggaagaggaaaagcCCGCTATTTTTACTGATCCAATATTTTCATACTCTCAGCATTGGTACGTATCCACGTCACAATTGAGCTCCTCTCAGTTTAACGGTTATGGGTGGTCTCCCGTTGTTCCTGAAGGATTTGGTTTGGCATATATGATCAACAAAGATTGGTGCCATGTCAATATCACGGTTTTCAAGAACAATCCTTTGGGACTAAGAGCTGACGTTATGGCATACTATCTTACCGAGTCTATGAATGAACTAAAAGAAGTCCTTTCCAGGGAACCTATCAAGGCCAAACTATGAGTATATGCTGGTATATTGAGAAATGTattctttttgtttttgtttttagGGCTGTGCCCAAGGatttaaaaaaaattaatttTAAACGTTTGAAGAAATGTAGGACTTTTGTTTTTTCATAAAACTCTTTTTATAGGGCTTCTTTATGGTAATGGACTCATTCAAATCTAAAAATAGTCGTGAGGCTACTATAAACTCAGTGAATAAGTCACTTATAACTTACTTACCGTCAGTATCGACAGTACTGGGTTCAAGTGAGGATATTCGCAGTGGAAAAGAGTATGCCAGTCTTTTAGCATCGTCATCGGGCAGCAGTTACAAATCGGGTGCCTCAGAGATTGCAAGAATAAGCAAGCAGGCTAACAACATAAAGAAAAGCCGAAGTCaaaggatgaaaatgaagaataaGCTCAAAAAGCAGAGGCATCAAGTGATGCAGAAGAATAGAGAGTTCCAAAGCAGAGTCGAAAAGCTTGGAAGGTTAGCCATTGGAGATACtaaagaaatggaagaacttGTGGATCagaatttggaaagattAAAGAAATTAGAGCCAGAAAATGAGGAGCAGATCAAGATGttggagaaagaggtaCTAGACTTAAAGTATGGTAGTGAGTCAAGAAGTGGAGGAGCaggaaggaggagaagaaagacagcAGAAACAAATCTGGAGGGTGAGAGTAAACAGCAGATTGAATTCAAGTCGAAAGTTGAGAAAGGGCTCATTAGTGTTCCTGGTCTTACTCCAGGATTGGCACCTGTCGGAGAGtccgatgaagatgatagcgaatcagatgaagatgagcaGACCGCGGGAACGGACGACATACTTTCGGGTTTTAAAGACGATTTCAACGAGTATCATTAACTTAGATATCTAATTGTACACTATATATACATGTCCCTCACTTTTTCCCCCTTCCTTGAGACCGTTCATCTGGATCGAGAAGCTTTCCACCATTCTCAAAAGGTGCATCTTTCCTGGCATCGTCTATCAGATGATCGATGCcctgcttcttcatatgAATATCGAGGCACTTTTTATAATCTTCCCAAAAATCGACGCACTCATTATGAAGGCCCTCTCCTTTCAAGAATTTCTCCGAGTACCATTGGTTAAAGCAGGAATCGTACTTATGTTTGAGTTCTGTACACTCTGGAGCAAATGATGTCGACATCAGGTTTCCCATAATAAAGAATTTGcaaaaagaaagctatAATACCTTCAACAGGAGGTTATTTAGAGGGTAAATTTTAGAATTGATCAAGGAAAAAATACTAGTATAGAATTATTGCGAATATAGTAAAACATGAAATTTATTATCTAGTAACCATACAAAAGGTTGACAATCCGGCCCTTCCATCCCTTAGGCGGTAATGGTTTAAGCTCACCGATGTTCTCTAAATACTTCTCATGAGCTTCGACTTCATCCATACCGGTAACGAGGTCAGCATTCTCTGGTCTGACGAATTTTGTACGCTTGATAACCTTCCATACAAGGAATAAGAAGATATCAACAAATATCATGATGTAagaaaataagaaagaggaaacgTCCCAGGATTCTGGCAAGAAAACGTAGTAACCTTGGGCACCAAGCATACAAGTGACTAAAAAGAGGCCAAACCAAGCCAAGTAAGGCTGGTACCAGCCCTGGAACTTGAATTCATCTCTGCTGATACCTTGCGCATTGACACACTTTCTAAATTGAATATAGGTGGCCAATATGATCAGATAGTTGAGCATTTGAGAAGCGGTAACCAAGTTGATAATCCAATCAAGGACCACACTGGCACCTTCACCTAGTTGCAAATAAGAAAGGCAGGCCCAGACCAATGAGGCAAGCACAGCATAGATTGGCACACCATTTTTATTACAATAGGCAAAGATTCTTGGAGCTTTACCATCAACAGCCATACCATATAATGATCTGGAAGCACAGTAGGTAAAGTCGTTACCACCGGAAAAGGAGGTAAGTAGAAGAACAACGTTAACGATGTCCGGAAGCACGGAAATTTGTAGGTTCTTCATGGCCACAGTAAATGCGCAAGAACCGGCACCGGGAGAACCGTTTTCAATTGCTGCCAAAAGAGTAGGATTGTCATACTCAACACAAGTACCAGTAGCAATGGCACagccaaaaaagaaaattgcAATACGGTAGAAAACGGACTTATAAGCGTTAGGAAGCACAGCCCTTGGGTTCTTAATCTCAGAAGCACACATACTGATATACTCAGGTCCAGCCATTAAGAAGGAGTATGTAATAACAGAATCCAAGAAACCCTGGAATCTACCATTGGCACCTGTACCAATGTATTCAACCATGGGAGTAGACCAATAACGGAAACCGTATCTATCGTGCATAGGATTTAAGCCTAACATagtgaagaagacaaaTAAAATCATGGCGATGGCGAGTAAGATCTTGCAAATACCAAGATAAAACTCGACTTCTGCATAACATCTCACAGTACTCAAGTTAATGAGGAAGTaaagaataataataatagtGAATGGAATAGCGGCGGAAAAGTCATCTCTCCAATAATGAATCAAACTATTGAACAAAGTCATCTCAAATGGAACCAACGAGCCTTGAAGTACCCAGAAGTTCCATCCAGCCATAAAGCCAAAAGCATCGTCGATACACCTTTGACCAATGGAAATGAAAGGGGAAGGAATGGGCATATAAACCACCATTTCTCCACAAGAAATATTGACAATCAAAACCGGAATGGCCCAAAAAATGCAACC is a window encoding:
- a CDS encoding uncharacterized protein (EggNog:ENOG41) produces the protein MNNSKPEILHAEYQEEVCEQDNIQGKNKVESDLYNFDTSVLADLDEIPTYLKVSGNKLQLMATLMGSVGFCLFGYDQGVMGSLLTLPSFRDTFPSIDTVTHPDTHTSTIQGFVIAVYEIGCLFGALVNLRLSDKYGRLKSIFLGCALMAIGAAIQCSSFTIGQFVVGRVITGLGNGLNTSSIPVYESETVRADVRGKLVMLFGAVNTGGVALSYWLDFAFYFIHSSVSFRFPIAFQILFPVLILPMLPFLPESPRWLSKHGRFREAAKVFAAFEGTSINDPIVLGEIDRVRQSLIEEKEAGKGLSMRKALFSQGKHRNFHRMMLGLCSQILQQLTGINLVTYYAGTIFESYIGMSALNSRIMAACNGTEYFFFSFVPFFTIEKYGRRALMMIGSVFECFSMTMLTVFTELARQGHNKTSMGIGATVMLFVFNSAFAFGWLAMTWLLPAELTPLSIRAPANAITTAGNWSFNFMVVMITPIAFNNIHSYTYTIFAIFNFLTIPIIYFMYPETKGRTLEEMDEIFGQCPIKEPWKVVGIAKRTPYEARRYINIETSTIDSSSKSNSEAEKDIVV
- a CDS encoding uncharacterized protein (BUSCO:EOG09340NDW), translating into MPALLYSTSTKGDLFKYQDSLPSLPVPPLEHTLTLYKKSIVPYYPMGQQDPNYLKSCKIIDEFGKEKGSQLQRRLLKFSKGHRNWLSHIWDEYAYLAYRDPVSPFVSYFFSHKDLNTFIGKDQILKASALSFQILRFMEAIEKEALEPELIKGNPYCMESFKWMFNNCRVPKLPADDTVKFRPEENRFMTVISNGYIYKLHHHNPDTCEILAPADLYAGIDAIYEDAHSKPPCKNPVGILTSSNRDVWAQNYSELCKNPVNTMSLEQIQRSSFVLCLDDNFPSTVAEKSRNCWHGNGFNRWFDKPVEIFVAKNASSGFLGEHSKMDGTPTLRMNDWVVKQVSKMSAEDFETGPQSEHGISYSELKFEINPTMMAAISKELATFNNTVNSLDINVWHYFGVGKDQIKQFKTSPDAFIQMLIQLAYYKYTGTVRPTYESASTRKYFSGRTETCRSVSEESLKFVRDWEDPTKSLAEKTASFRKAITAHVQYIKQASDGLGVDRHLLGLTQMLTKEEEKPAIFTDPIFSYSQHWYVSTSQLSSSQFNGYGWSPVVPEGFGLAYMINKDWCHVNITVFKNNPLGLRADVMAYYLTESMNELKEVLSREPIKAKL
- a CDS encoding uncharacterized protein (EggNog:ENOG41), whose protein sequence is MDSFKSKNSREATINSVNKSLITYLPSVSTVLGSSEDIRSGKEYASLLASSSGSSYKSGASEIARISKQANNIKKSRSQRMKMKNKLKKQRHQVMQKNREFQSRVEKLGRLAIGDTKEMEELVDQNLERLKKLEPENEEQIKMLEKEVLDLKYGSESRSGGAGRRRRKTAETNLEGESKQQIEFKSKVEKGLISVPGLTPGLAPVGESDEDDSESDEDEQTAGTDDILSGFKDDFNEYH
- a CDS encoding uncharacterized protein (BUSCO:EOG09341TS3); amino-acid sequence: MTSSDHIFEEDVDKMIEEKQKEEDEEMDEESDGEEEVDEVERGREGEDEGEEEDEEEEDEEGEGEGDGEGEGEGEGDGEGEGEGEGEGEGEGKGKGEEDEGDDEDDARKGEAEGDELDEGKEEEEEDEEEEEEEEEDDDDGGREEDEGNSDGEVDTEDDTDDVGGSDDVEGTGESSTKTTDTKYDAQPPDTSKRSEPGSAKIATDITEQSDSTELIETVEQSKFADRKNAKKTESLEPGVHGKTSQTEEKDLSSSVEDNSDLTARQKLVRDASKVNVTEILPLVAIPYSFPVHSLAFSKGPKWMFTGGEDGLIRKYDFFGSVEGKSPLTVAQRHQLVDSIAFGGMISSYWENEQPYYKEELLKELVKEQQTKGKGGRTKKMDINSITLYEPRLSPVYSLAAQSDAFWLLSGLKSGGIALQSTRSNEGCIQYYFKNGLGEHQHSSAVSCLKLNSTDDKFLSGSWDKKILQWDLNTGACTAVFNKSTGQVSSIDCRPIVGIDIPLLKDDDAGEDMDSKPDKDAAEDDEDSTKGQIKKDLAMDSKTTLQKGRYEGVIRSDNVFVSSSINGIVNIWDVRMPEESNQVGTIGLHNETSPWCMSAIWSVDGNSIFAGRRNSVVEEYDVRNLKKYKDVLRFPLASGPISCVRSLPNKNYLLCGCEDNIRLYDLRLSDYHQGEEDRSYDHHRDHHHHKRRRRKVPFMIVPGHNGGVLSDMYVDPTSRFVVSASGNRGWHGKASDYVFIYEIQKA
- a CDS encoding uncharacterized protein (BUSCO:EOG09342OCQ), with translation MTEVPSIYTKNLFYRYPNSRIGLFDINITLKRGSRMLLVGPNGAGKSTLLKILAGQRLINDGIVLLNGKDPFDMVDRGSQIVTYLGTEWANNEITKRDIPVTVLVESVGGNFYKQRREMLINMLDIDITWRMNQCSDGERRRVQLCMGLLKPWDLLLLDEVTVDLDVLVRYRLLEFLKKETEQRNCTIVYATHIFDGLGEWPTQVVHLNGGIIVKKYRPEDIDFINGAERPVEETELKEDAKMERQERRSHVVINKIKSFYPLALKWLNEDLHVRGERTDDNTKPKYEELTQRLVKFYYDDQDRISKYFERTQQ